In the Dioscorea cayenensis subsp. rotundata cultivar TDr96_F1 chromosome 12, TDr96_F1_v2_PseudoChromosome.rev07_lg8_w22 25.fasta, whole genome shotgun sequence genome, one interval contains:
- the LOC120273357 gene encoding mediator of RNA polymerase II transcription subunit 33A-like isoform X1 → MESEVQLRVLAAAKALENRREPPLAVAMDLARSVVDGLPSPELAHAIVAAVCSLNTSPSMWKLLEQAIVFRFVLPLHALALLTGRVVPNRKAQPEAYRLYLELLSRYALSPPAVPAGPCRDKIVKSVGDALQIFENFGSQCMDYGHMVVLFVLSTVTTLIDGALEDWGLKSVSVEKHDTLFASDGWQAMDIDCKGSLNDRRNEHREKLRRSNILMAVDVVAKITADKKAKVLLRLAYFNMPERFNSLLQKLQYIEAQKSALQSLVSADQLLVKVSANVKEAMSGPYHVDKHHLLGLVDIGSHDSHFSLSSGVSRVACWVPFDVFLENAMDGKLLHAISPLEILTELIRTLQVINRASWQETFLALWISALRLTQREREPLEGPMPHLDSRLCILLSIVPLAILSILKEDSEKSSSTRNGSEHGTEGDHYTSRRNGLVSSLQLLSQFSGLLSPPPYVVTAANNAATKAASFISNIKNGSGNHTNTSQNASVNAVGSMLHLIVEACIARKLIDTSAYFWPNYVVASAPSKESSSFNESPWLTFMEGTPLSSSLKNDLMATPASRIAELEKLYNIALNGSEEEKPAAAKILCGATLVRGWNIQEYVVSFVVKLLSPPAPPGISKTGTGSHLIGYMSMLNAVLFGISAIDILHILSLYGAVPEVAAALMPLCETFGSLPPTSSHKSSTSEETSAHAVFSCAFLFLIRLWKFYRPPQEHCIGGRGATIRLELTLDYLLLMHNSRVGLQNPAFPDKTLGNADPLNFSSGQPVYIDSFPKLRSWYFQNQACVASTLSGLCSKNPVHQVANKILNMLCRKMTNRATMSSIPASTSGSCMTDSPGNSAEDTCHMPLLPAWEVLEAIPFVLEAVLTACAHGKLSSRDLITGLRDLVDYLPASLATIISYFSAEITRGIWKPVSMNGTDWPSPAANLLLIESEVKEILTSAGVHVPSFHAGGMSVMLPLPMAALVSLTITFKLDKNLEYIHGVIGPALDNCASGCAWPSMPIIGSLWSQKVRRWHNFIVFSCARSPFSYDKEAITQLVRSCFSSFLGSSPTSSSHMTSRRGVNGLLGQAFTDQGVRLPIAPGFLYLRSCRAFHDTHFVTNLILELVVEFAHELGRSWSCGGLARLKSSKISLATAAAQVREVATVGACLLCIAGGVLLVQVLYEETLPTSLLSVTEGKLQDLSPTARILEGYAMAYMLVLSGAFVWGVGDTSPAYTSLFSSRRAATVDKHMDFIARVVDGNVTLGCDPATFKAYVSCLASLLVGFVPTWVPEMKQDTLRRLANGLRGWHECDLALSLLERGGADAMTFVVESLL, encoded by the exons ATGGAGTCGGAGGTGCAGCTCCGAGTGCTCGCCGCCGCGAAGGCCCTCGAAAACCGGCGAGAGCCGCCGCTGGCGGTCGCCATGGACCTTGCGCGAAGCGTCGTCGATGGCCTCCCTAGCCCAGAGCTAGCTCACGCTATTGTCGCCGCTGTCTGCTCGCTGAACACCTCCCCCTCGATGTGGAAACTACTTGAGCAAGCCATTGTCTTTCGCTTCGTCTTGCCACTCCACGCGCTTGCTCTCCTCACTGGCAG GGTGGTGCCCAATCGGAAGGCGCAGCCGGAGGCGTACAGATTGTATCTCGAGCTCTTGAGTCGGTACGCACTCTCTCCACCGGCCGTGCCGGCGGGGCCTTGCAGAGATAa GATTGTTAAATCTGTTGGTGATGCTCtacaaatttttgaaaattttgggtCTCAATGCATGGACTATGGGCACATGGTGGTATTGTTTGTTTTAAGTACTGTGACAACTTTAATCGATGGTGCCCTTGAAGACTGGGGTTTGAAATCAGTATCTGTAGAGAAGCATGATACTCTATTTGCTAGTGATGGATGGCAAGCTATGGATATTGATTGCAAAGGAAGTCTAAATGATAGGAGAAATGAACACCGAGAAAAATTACGTAGGAGTAACATTTTAATGGCTGTTGACGTGGTGGCAAAAATCACTGCAGATAAGAAAGCTAAAGTGCTTCTTCGTCTTGCTTATTTCAACAT GCCTGAAAGATTCAACAGCCTGCTGCAGAAACTGCAATATATTGAGGCTCAGAAATCAGCGTTGCAGAGTTTAGTCAGTGCAGATCAACTCTTGGTTAAGGTATCTGCAAATGTAAAGGAAGCTATGAGTGGGCCATACCACGTAGATAAGCACCATCTTCTTGGACTGGTGGACATTGGATCTCATGACTCCCATTTTTCCCTCAGTTCTGGTGTTAGTAGGGTTGCTTGTTGGGTTCCCTTTGATGTTTTCTTGGAGAATGCAATGGATGGAAAACTTCTTCATGCTATTTCTCCCCTCGAAATACTTACAG AATTGATCAGGACGCTTCAAGTAATTAATCGGGCTAGCTGGCAAGAGACGTTCCTGGCTCTCTGGATTTCAGCTCTTCGATTAACGCAACGA GAGCGTGAGCCTTTGGAAGGACCTATGCCACATCTTGACTCCAGATTATGCATATTGTTGTCTATTGTTCCTTTGGCAATCCTTTCTATCCTGAAAGAAGATAGTGAAAAATCAAGCAGTACAAGGAATGGTAGTGAACATGGAACTGAAGGAGATCATTACACTTCAAGAAGAAATGGATTGGTTTCTTCACTTCAGTTACTGTCTCAATTTTCTGGGCTTTTGTCACCTCCCCCATATGTTGTCACTGCAGCTAATAATGCTGCAACAAAAGCAGCATCTTTCATTTCCAACATTAAGAATGGGAGTGGCAATCATACCAATACCAGTCAAAATGCTTCTGTCAATGCAG TTGGGAGCATGCTTCATCTAATAGTCGAAGCTTGCATTGCAAGGAAACTCATTGATACATCAGCCTACTTCTGGCCTAACTATGTGGTTGCCTCTGCACCATCAAAAGAGTCCTCGTCCTTTAATGAATCACCTTGGTTAACCTTCATGGAAGGAACCCCTCTATCTAGTTCACTAAAAAATGATCTTATGGCAACCCCTGCTTCAAG GATAGCTGAACTTgagaaattatataatattgcaCTAAATGGGTCAGAAGAGGAGAAACCTGCCGCTGCTAAGATTCTGTGTGGTGCAACTCTTGTCCGTGGCTGGAACATTCAG GAGTATGTGGTATCCTTTGTGGTCAAGTTACTCTCGCCTCCTGCTCCACCTGGAATTTCCAAGACGGGGACAGGAAGTCATTTAATTGGTTATATGTCTATGCTAAATGCAGTTCTTTTTGGTATTTCTGCTATTGATATTCTTCATATACTATCTTTGTATGGCGCG GTTCCAGAAGTTGCAGCAGCTTTAATGCCACTCTGTGAGACTTTTGGATCATTGCCACCAACATCTAGTCACAAATCAAGCACTTCTGAAGAGACATCTGCTCATGCAGTTTTCTCGTGTGcgtttttatttcttattcgtTTGTGGAAATTTTACAGACCTCCTCAGGAACACTGTATAGGGGGCCGTGGGGCGACTATCAGACTAGAACTAACTCTGGATTATCTCCTATTAATGCACAATAGTCGTGTTGGTTTGCAAAATCCCGCCTTCCCAGATAAAACTCTAGGCAATGCTGATCCACTCAATTTTTCATCAGGCCAACCTGTTTATATCGACTCATTTCCAAAGCTGCGTTCTTGGTACTTCCAGAATCAAGCATGTGTAGCGTCAACACTCTCGGGGTTGTGTAGCAAAAATCCTGTTCATCAAGTGGCCAATAAGATTCTGAATATGCTTTGTCGAAAAATGACGAATAGAGCAACCATGTCCAGTATCCCTGCATCAACATCTGGTAGCTGCATGACTGATTCACCTGGGAATTCAGCAGAAGATACTTGTCACATGCCCTTGCTTCCTGCATGGGAGGTGTTGGAAGCTATTCCCTTTGTTCTTGAAGCTGTTTTGACTGCATGTGCACATGGAAAGCTTTCTTCCCGTGACTTAATTACTG GCTTGCGGGATCTTGTGGATTATCTTCCTGCTTCGCTAGCCACCATTATAAGCTATTTTTCAGCAGAAATTACCCGTGGCATTTGGAAACCTGTTTCAATGAATGGCACTGATTGGCCTAGTCCTGCAGCAAACCTTCTCTTAATCGAATCAGAGGTGAAGGAAATTCTTACATCTGCTGGGGTTCATGTTCCCAGCTTTCATGCAG GTGGAATGTCGGTGATGCTTCCACTTCCAATGGCAGCCTTGGTCAGTTTGACAATAACATTTAAGCTTGACAAGAACCTAGAATACATCCATGGAGTCATTGGGCCAGCTCTGGATAACTGTGCATCAGGCTGCGCATGGCCTAGCATGCCCATTATCGGTTCCTTATGGTCTCAAAAGGTTCGCAGGTGGCACAACTTCATAGTCTTCTCATGTGCGCGATCTCCCTTCAGCTATGACAAGGAAGCCATTACCCAGCTTGTCAGGAGCTGCTTCTCATCTTTTCTCGGATCATCCCCGACTTCAAGTTCTCACATGACATCCCGTCGAGGAGTCAATGGACTATTAGGCCAAGCCTTCACCGACCAAGGGGTTCGGCTTCCCATAGCCCCCGGATTTCTGTATCTACGTTCATGCCGAGCTTTCCATGACACTCACTTTGTAACCAATCTGATTCTTGAGCTAGTGGTTGAGTTCGCACACGAGTTAGGAAGATCATGGTCCTGTGGAGGGCTTGCGCGTTTAAAATCCAGCAAAATCTCACTTGCTACGGCAGCAGCACAAGTCAGAGAAGTGGCCACAGTTGGTGCATGCCTTCTCTGTATAGCTGGTGGGGTGTTACTCGTCCAGGTTTTATACGAAGAGACACTTCCGACCTCGTTGCTATCAGTAACAGAAGGCAAGCTACAAGACCTAAGTCCAACTGCCCGCATTCTCGAAGGTTACGCGATGGCATATATGCTTGTACTCTCTGGTGCCTTTGTGTGGGGTGTCGGTGACACCTCCCCGGCATATACTTCCTTGTTCTCTTCCAGGCGTGCGGCGACAGTTGATAAACACATGGACTTCATTGCCCGTGTTGTAGATGGCAATGTCACTCTTGGATGTGATCCTGCAACATTTAAAGCGTACGTATCATGCCTGGCGAGCCTGTTGGTTGGTTTTGTTCCGACGTGGGTGCCGGAGATGAAACAGGACACTCTAAGAAGGCTGGCTAATGGTCTTAGAGGTTGGCATGAGTGTGATTTGGCCCTTTCTCTTCTGGAAAGAGGTGGTGCAGATGCCATGACTTTTGTGGTTGAATCTTTATTGTGA
- the LOC120273357 gene encoding mediator of RNA polymerase II transcription subunit 33A-like isoform X2: protein MESEVQLRVLAAAKALENRREPPLAVAMDLARSVVDGLPSPELAHAIVAAVCSLNTSPSMWKLLEQAIVFRFVLPLHALALLTGRVVPNRKAQPEAYRLYLELLSRIVKSVGDALQIFENFGSQCMDYGHMVVLFVLSTVTTLIDGALEDWGLKSVSVEKHDTLFASDGWQAMDIDCKGSLNDRRNEHREKLRRSNILMAVDVVAKITADKKAKVLLRLAYFNMPERFNSLLQKLQYIEAQKSALQSLVSADQLLVKVSANVKEAMSGPYHVDKHHLLGLVDIGSHDSHFSLSSGVSRVACWVPFDVFLENAMDGKLLHAISPLEILTELIRTLQVINRASWQETFLALWISALRLTQREREPLEGPMPHLDSRLCILLSIVPLAILSILKEDSEKSSSTRNGSEHGTEGDHYTSRRNGLVSSLQLLSQFSGLLSPPPYVVTAANNAATKAASFISNIKNGSGNHTNTSQNASVNAVGSMLHLIVEACIARKLIDTSAYFWPNYVVASAPSKESSSFNESPWLTFMEGTPLSSSLKNDLMATPASRIAELEKLYNIALNGSEEEKPAAAKILCGATLVRGWNIQEYVVSFVVKLLSPPAPPGISKTGTGSHLIGYMSMLNAVLFGISAIDILHILSLYGAVPEVAAALMPLCETFGSLPPTSSHKSSTSEETSAHAVFSCAFLFLIRLWKFYRPPQEHCIGGRGATIRLELTLDYLLLMHNSRVGLQNPAFPDKTLGNADPLNFSSGQPVYIDSFPKLRSWYFQNQACVASTLSGLCSKNPVHQVANKILNMLCRKMTNRATMSSIPASTSGSCMTDSPGNSAEDTCHMPLLPAWEVLEAIPFVLEAVLTACAHGKLSSRDLITGLRDLVDYLPASLATIISYFSAEITRGIWKPVSMNGTDWPSPAANLLLIESEVKEILTSAGVHVPSFHAGGMSVMLPLPMAALVSLTITFKLDKNLEYIHGVIGPALDNCASGCAWPSMPIIGSLWSQKVRRWHNFIVFSCARSPFSYDKEAITQLVRSCFSSFLGSSPTSSSHMTSRRGVNGLLGQAFTDQGVRLPIAPGFLYLRSCRAFHDTHFVTNLILELVVEFAHELGRSWSCGGLARLKSSKISLATAAAQVREVATVGACLLCIAGGVLLVQVLYEETLPTSLLSVTEGKLQDLSPTARILEGYAMAYMLVLSGAFVWGVGDTSPAYTSLFSSRRAATVDKHMDFIARVVDGNVTLGCDPATFKAYVSCLASLLVGFVPTWVPEMKQDTLRRLANGLRGWHECDLALSLLERGGADAMTFVVESLL from the exons ATGGAGTCGGAGGTGCAGCTCCGAGTGCTCGCCGCCGCGAAGGCCCTCGAAAACCGGCGAGAGCCGCCGCTGGCGGTCGCCATGGACCTTGCGCGAAGCGTCGTCGATGGCCTCCCTAGCCCAGAGCTAGCTCACGCTATTGTCGCCGCTGTCTGCTCGCTGAACACCTCCCCCTCGATGTGGAAACTACTTGAGCAAGCCATTGTCTTTCGCTTCGTCTTGCCACTCCACGCGCTTGCTCTCCTCACTGGCAG GGTGGTGCCCAATCGGAAGGCGCAGCCGGAGGCGTACAGATTGTATCTCGAGCTCTTGAGTCG GATTGTTAAATCTGTTGGTGATGCTCtacaaatttttgaaaattttgggtCTCAATGCATGGACTATGGGCACATGGTGGTATTGTTTGTTTTAAGTACTGTGACAACTTTAATCGATGGTGCCCTTGAAGACTGGGGTTTGAAATCAGTATCTGTAGAGAAGCATGATACTCTATTTGCTAGTGATGGATGGCAAGCTATGGATATTGATTGCAAAGGAAGTCTAAATGATAGGAGAAATGAACACCGAGAAAAATTACGTAGGAGTAACATTTTAATGGCTGTTGACGTGGTGGCAAAAATCACTGCAGATAAGAAAGCTAAAGTGCTTCTTCGTCTTGCTTATTTCAACAT GCCTGAAAGATTCAACAGCCTGCTGCAGAAACTGCAATATATTGAGGCTCAGAAATCAGCGTTGCAGAGTTTAGTCAGTGCAGATCAACTCTTGGTTAAGGTATCTGCAAATGTAAAGGAAGCTATGAGTGGGCCATACCACGTAGATAAGCACCATCTTCTTGGACTGGTGGACATTGGATCTCATGACTCCCATTTTTCCCTCAGTTCTGGTGTTAGTAGGGTTGCTTGTTGGGTTCCCTTTGATGTTTTCTTGGAGAATGCAATGGATGGAAAACTTCTTCATGCTATTTCTCCCCTCGAAATACTTACAG AATTGATCAGGACGCTTCAAGTAATTAATCGGGCTAGCTGGCAAGAGACGTTCCTGGCTCTCTGGATTTCAGCTCTTCGATTAACGCAACGA GAGCGTGAGCCTTTGGAAGGACCTATGCCACATCTTGACTCCAGATTATGCATATTGTTGTCTATTGTTCCTTTGGCAATCCTTTCTATCCTGAAAGAAGATAGTGAAAAATCAAGCAGTACAAGGAATGGTAGTGAACATGGAACTGAAGGAGATCATTACACTTCAAGAAGAAATGGATTGGTTTCTTCACTTCAGTTACTGTCTCAATTTTCTGGGCTTTTGTCACCTCCCCCATATGTTGTCACTGCAGCTAATAATGCTGCAACAAAAGCAGCATCTTTCATTTCCAACATTAAGAATGGGAGTGGCAATCATACCAATACCAGTCAAAATGCTTCTGTCAATGCAG TTGGGAGCATGCTTCATCTAATAGTCGAAGCTTGCATTGCAAGGAAACTCATTGATACATCAGCCTACTTCTGGCCTAACTATGTGGTTGCCTCTGCACCATCAAAAGAGTCCTCGTCCTTTAATGAATCACCTTGGTTAACCTTCATGGAAGGAACCCCTCTATCTAGTTCACTAAAAAATGATCTTATGGCAACCCCTGCTTCAAG GATAGCTGAACTTgagaaattatataatattgcaCTAAATGGGTCAGAAGAGGAGAAACCTGCCGCTGCTAAGATTCTGTGTGGTGCAACTCTTGTCCGTGGCTGGAACATTCAG GAGTATGTGGTATCCTTTGTGGTCAAGTTACTCTCGCCTCCTGCTCCACCTGGAATTTCCAAGACGGGGACAGGAAGTCATTTAATTGGTTATATGTCTATGCTAAATGCAGTTCTTTTTGGTATTTCTGCTATTGATATTCTTCATATACTATCTTTGTATGGCGCG GTTCCAGAAGTTGCAGCAGCTTTAATGCCACTCTGTGAGACTTTTGGATCATTGCCACCAACATCTAGTCACAAATCAAGCACTTCTGAAGAGACATCTGCTCATGCAGTTTTCTCGTGTGcgtttttatttcttattcgtTTGTGGAAATTTTACAGACCTCCTCAGGAACACTGTATAGGGGGCCGTGGGGCGACTATCAGACTAGAACTAACTCTGGATTATCTCCTATTAATGCACAATAGTCGTGTTGGTTTGCAAAATCCCGCCTTCCCAGATAAAACTCTAGGCAATGCTGATCCACTCAATTTTTCATCAGGCCAACCTGTTTATATCGACTCATTTCCAAAGCTGCGTTCTTGGTACTTCCAGAATCAAGCATGTGTAGCGTCAACACTCTCGGGGTTGTGTAGCAAAAATCCTGTTCATCAAGTGGCCAATAAGATTCTGAATATGCTTTGTCGAAAAATGACGAATAGAGCAACCATGTCCAGTATCCCTGCATCAACATCTGGTAGCTGCATGACTGATTCACCTGGGAATTCAGCAGAAGATACTTGTCACATGCCCTTGCTTCCTGCATGGGAGGTGTTGGAAGCTATTCCCTTTGTTCTTGAAGCTGTTTTGACTGCATGTGCACATGGAAAGCTTTCTTCCCGTGACTTAATTACTG GCTTGCGGGATCTTGTGGATTATCTTCCTGCTTCGCTAGCCACCATTATAAGCTATTTTTCAGCAGAAATTACCCGTGGCATTTGGAAACCTGTTTCAATGAATGGCACTGATTGGCCTAGTCCTGCAGCAAACCTTCTCTTAATCGAATCAGAGGTGAAGGAAATTCTTACATCTGCTGGGGTTCATGTTCCCAGCTTTCATGCAG GTGGAATGTCGGTGATGCTTCCACTTCCAATGGCAGCCTTGGTCAGTTTGACAATAACATTTAAGCTTGACAAGAACCTAGAATACATCCATGGAGTCATTGGGCCAGCTCTGGATAACTGTGCATCAGGCTGCGCATGGCCTAGCATGCCCATTATCGGTTCCTTATGGTCTCAAAAGGTTCGCAGGTGGCACAACTTCATAGTCTTCTCATGTGCGCGATCTCCCTTCAGCTATGACAAGGAAGCCATTACCCAGCTTGTCAGGAGCTGCTTCTCATCTTTTCTCGGATCATCCCCGACTTCAAGTTCTCACATGACATCCCGTCGAGGAGTCAATGGACTATTAGGCCAAGCCTTCACCGACCAAGGGGTTCGGCTTCCCATAGCCCCCGGATTTCTGTATCTACGTTCATGCCGAGCTTTCCATGACACTCACTTTGTAACCAATCTGATTCTTGAGCTAGTGGTTGAGTTCGCACACGAGTTAGGAAGATCATGGTCCTGTGGAGGGCTTGCGCGTTTAAAATCCAGCAAAATCTCACTTGCTACGGCAGCAGCACAAGTCAGAGAAGTGGCCACAGTTGGTGCATGCCTTCTCTGTATAGCTGGTGGGGTGTTACTCGTCCAGGTTTTATACGAAGAGACACTTCCGACCTCGTTGCTATCAGTAACAGAAGGCAAGCTACAAGACCTAAGTCCAACTGCCCGCATTCTCGAAGGTTACGCGATGGCATATATGCTTGTACTCTCTGGTGCCTTTGTGTGGGGTGTCGGTGACACCTCCCCGGCATATACTTCCTTGTTCTCTTCCAGGCGTGCGGCGACAGTTGATAAACACATGGACTTCATTGCCCGTGTTGTAGATGGCAATGTCACTCTTGGATGTGATCCTGCAACATTTAAAGCGTACGTATCATGCCTGGCGAGCCTGTTGGTTGGTTTTGTTCCGACGTGGGTGCCGGAGATGAAACAGGACACTCTAAGAAGGCTGGCTAATGGTCTTAGAGGTTGGCATGAGTGTGATTTGGCCCTTTCTCTTCTGGAAAGAGGTGGTGCAGATGCCATGACTTTTGTGGTTGAATCTTTATTGTGA
- the LOC120273886 gene encoding probable calcium-binding protein CML27 has product METKRLSRPSPSFRLRSSSLNAVRLRRVFDLFDHNGDGEITVEELGLALDRLGLGADPTDLRFTVETYIREGRKGLAFEDFEKLHSALGDALFGPVGEEGEDGDGEMEEAFKVFDEDGDGFISEAELQAVLAKLGLVEGRSMACVHEMICSVDRNHDGRVDFNEFKGMMRSISLKSA; this is encoded by the coding sequence ATGGAGACCAAGAGATTATCCCGGCCATCGCCGTCGTTCAGGCTGCGTAGCTCCAGCCTCAACGCTGTGCGCCTACGGCGAGTCTTCGATCTCTTTGATCACAATGGCGATGGCGAGATCACAGTGGAAGAGCTCGGGCTCGCCCTTGATCGCCTCGGCCTCGGCGCCGATCCCACGGATCTGAGATTCACGGTAGAGACTTATATCCGGGAGGGGCGGAAAGGGCTCGCGTTCGAGGATTTTGAGAAGCTTCACTCGGCGCTGGGCGATGCGTTGTTCGGGCCGGTGGGGGAGGAGGGGGAGGATGGTGATGGGGAGATGGAGGAGGCTTTCAAGGTGTTCGATGAGGATGGGGATGGGTTCATCTCGGAGGCGGAGTTGCAGGCGGTGCTGGCGAAGCTAGGGCTTGTGGAAGGCCGGAGCATGGCGTGCGTCCATGAGATGATCTGCTCCGTTGATCGGAATCATGATGGACGGGTGGATTTCAATGAGTTCAAGGGCATGATGCGTAGTATCTCCCTCAAGAgcgcttga
- the LOC120273916 gene encoding cytochrome P450 714B2-like: MRRSSAIKELVMMRILLGLGFLFNISLFFVGFITTFALYLYYISWMKPERTRNELRKQGIKGPNPLFFYGNLLEMKRILLEEKARRGREKGGACHIHHDYTSSVFPYFTQWRKTYGHVFLYTMGNVPALHVSHPDVVKDINLCLSLDLGKATYLKKAHEPLFGHGILKSNGVLWAHQRKIIAPEFFLDKVKGMIELMIDSAISLVKLWYEKVEDGGGIVEVKVDDDLRSYSADVISRACFGSSYSKGKEIFSKLRALQQAVSKPNLLLEITGLRQLPTKRNREVWKLSKEIHSLILKVVKENNKEHQQEQDEEDKKKCKNLLEAILKSVNGGHQHHQHNHNDNKNNDNNNNDNDDMDKFIVDNCKTIYFAGHETTAVTATWCLMLLALHPDWQDRARAELVSVCGPGSVPDAQALQKMKLLTMIIQETLRLYPPGAYVTRETLQDMKLGGIHIPKGVNIYVPVPTLHHDPTAWGPDVHRFNPDRFTNGVRGACKLPHMYVPFGAGTRTCLGQTFAMTELKIVLALILNNFSFSLSPKYKHSPVLRLIVEPEFGVDLIVKKV, encoded by the exons ATGAGAAGAAGTAGTGCAATTAAGGAGCTAGTGATGATGAGGATcttattagggttagggtttctctTCAATATCTCTTTGTTCTTTGTGGGGTTTATCACCACCTTTGCTTTGTACTTGTATTATATATCATGGATGAAGCCTGAAAGGACTAGGAATGAGCTTAGAAAGCAAGGGATTAAGGGTCCAAATCCTCTGTTTTTCTATGGAAATCTTTTGGAGATGAAGAGGATTTTGTTGGAGGAGAAGGCaaggagagggagagagaaagGAGGAGCATGTCACATTCACCATGACTACACTTCAAGTGTTTTCCCTTATTTCACTCAATGGAGGAAAACTTATG gtCATGTATTTCTATACACAATGGGGAACGTACCAGCACTACATGTAAGCCACCCAGACGTAGTGAAAGacataaatttatgtttatctCTTGATCTCGGCAAAGCGACGTATTTAAAAAAAGCTCATGAACCATTATTTGGACATGGTATCCTCAAATCCAATGGCGTACTTTGGGctcatcaaagaaaaattatcGCTCCTGAGTTCTTCTTAGATAAAGTTAAA GGTATGATAGAGTTGATGATCGATTCGGCAATTTCATTGGTGAAGTTATGgtatgagaaagttgaagatgGAGGAGGAATTGTGGAGGTgaaggttgatgatgatttGAGGAGTTACTCAGCGGATGTGATCTCTAGAGCTTGTTTTGGGAGTAGTTATTCAAAGGGAAAAGAGATATTCTCTAAGCTTAGAGCCCTACAACAAGCTGTCTCCAAACCTAATCTTCTTCTTGAAATCACTGGCTTGAG GCAGCTACCAACAAAGAGGAACAGGGAGGTATGGAAATTAAGCAAAGAAATCCACTCCCTCATCTTAAAAGTAGTAAAAGAGAACAATAAAGAACACCAACAAGAACAAGATGAAGAGGATAAGAAGAAATGCAAGAACCTATTGGAAGCCATTCTAAAGAGTGTCAATGGCGGccatcaacatcatcaacacAATCACaatgacaataaaaataatgataataataataatgataatgatgatatgGATAAGTTCATAGTGGATAACTGCAAAACTATATACTTTGCTGGTCATGAGACAACCGCAGTGACTGCGACGTGGTGCTTGATGTTGCTGGCTTTGCATCCGGATTGGCAGGACCGTGCGCGCGCTGAGCTCGTCAGTGTCTGTGGACCCGGATCTGTGCCTGATGCTCAAGCCTTGCAAAAGATGAAACTT cTGACAATGATCATACAAGAAACACTACGTCTGTACCCTCCGGGAGCCTATGTAACAAGAGAAACACTACAAGACATGAAGTTAGGCGGCATTCACATACCCAAGGGTGTAAACATCTATGTCCCTGTGCCAACACTGCACCATGACCCTACAGCATGGGGCCCTGATGTGCACCGGTTTAACCCTGATAGGTTCACTAATGGGGTGCGCGGCGCTTGCAAGCTACCGCACATGTACGTGCCATTTGGCGCAGGGACTCGGACTTGTCTCGGCCAAACCTTTGCCATGACCGAGCTCAAGATTGTTCTTGCTCTCATTCTTAACAACTTTAGCTTCTCTTTGTCTCCTAAGTATAAGCATTCCCCTGTTTTGAGGCTCATTGTTGAGCCTGAGTTTGGAGTTGATTTGATTGTTAAGAAGGTGTGA